The genomic window AATTTTTAGAAGAGCGAGGAACGGAGTGTTATCAAAAATTTGATTGGTTTGAGATTTTAAAAAATACTAATGGATTATATGCGATGAGATTTAAAAGCCTAAAAAATTTAAGAATAATTTTCAAATTCACAGATGATAATAGAAAAAATATTGCCATATTATTATGTTCTTTTGAAGAAAAAAGCAAGAAAGATTATAAGGAAGCAATTGTTCAGGCTAATAAGAGGTTTGAAGAAATTAGTGATTTGTTGAGGTGAATAATAATGGGAAACAAGAAACTATCAAATGCTTGGGATTTTATTAATGAAACTGTTGATGAAGAGACAAAGGAAAGATTCGAATTAGACGATATTTTATATGAAATTGCGATGAAAATATTTGATTACAGGATGAACAAAGGATTAACTCAAAAACAGTTAGCTGAAATTTTAGGAATGAAGCAATCTATGGTTTCAAAACTTGAAAGCGGTGAGTATAATCCTACAATTGAACAACTCTGGAAGATATCTAAAAAACTTGGATGGAAATTAGATGTAGTTTTAGAAGAGAAAGATTTAGCTCAAGCTGATGTATGGGATGAAATAACTGTTCAGAATGAAGACATCAATACAGAATTTTTTGAAAAGTTGGTGAAAAATGCATGATTGATTCAAATAATATATTAGCTGATTTTCAGTTTGCTGGTAGTAGGGTTTCTAATTTTTCTCTTGAAACTAAGCAAGTCTCCAAAAAAAATGAAAGGGTTAACTTATCTTATGAATTTGATTACAATATCTTAAATATAGAAGAGGATGAAGAAAAGTTTTTTGGGATTATTGAATTTCTCGTTTGTGTAAAGGCAAAGGCTAAAAATTCAATTCTTTTCAAAATTAATTTGACTATAGAAGGTGCTTTTGTAGGAAATAAAGGAAAAATGAATAATGTCGATTTTGAAAGAATGCTCAAAATAAATGGAACTACAATGTTATCCCAACTTTCAAGATCTTATATTTTAAGTGTGTCGGCACTTTCGGGTATAAATCCGCCAGTTAAGCTGCCAATGATAAATATATTTTCCTTGGTAAAAGAGAAGGAAACAAAAGAGTCCTAGTTTTAGGGCTCTTTTGTTTCCTTTAAAATTTCAAAAACACCCATTTTTAAAACATTATTGTTGTGCTACTATATATTTGTAACAATTTTCAACTTAAGAAAAGTGGGGATGGAAATGAAAAATAAGATTGTTGACAATAGCAGCATTTGTCAGC from Caloramator mitchellensis includes these protein-coding regions:
- a CDS encoding type II toxin-antitoxin system RelE/ParE family toxin, giving the protein MYVIGNIIYPEQFNTHKILIHQKCQEELMDILEKSGFKQKFNSLYRQRLKFLEERGTECYQKFDWFEILKNTNGLYAMRFKSLKNLRIIFKFTDDNRKNIAILLCSFEEKSKKDYKEAIVQANKRFEEISDLLR
- a CDS encoding helix-turn-helix domain-containing protein; translated protein: MGNKKLSNAWDFINETVDEETKERFELDDILYEIAMKIFDYRMNKGLTQKQLAEILGMKQSMVSKLESGEYNPTIEQLWKISKKLGWKLDVVLEEKDLAQADVWDEITVQNEDINTEFFEKLVKNA
- a CDS encoding protein-export chaperone SecB — protein: MIDSNNILADFQFAGSRVSNFSLETKQVSKKNERVNLSYEFDYNILNIEEDEEKFFGIIEFLVCVKAKAKNSILFKINLTIEGAFVGNKGKMNNVDFERMLKINGTTMLSQLSRSYILSVSALSGINPPVKLPMINIFSLVKEKETKES